From a single Acidobacteriota bacterium genomic region:
- a CDS encoding M28 family peptidase — protein sequence MLHTFRLGIVFISLCASASAQSSTVEAITKKLASAEFAGRVSKSEGAQKAADFIAAQFREAGLKPMSGAAPNVAGIVEGKTQKDEFVILSAHYDGFGGAFAGAMDNAAGVAVLIEVARLLAKTPPNRSVLFIAFDGGEQNNSGAKLYAERPLFPMGKTVAAINLTGFGAGFGDQLLETLYVVGAEFSPQLAEVVSSEKKSHKPGEASFVLFGDDVIRFLGTEHWHFKLAELPAISITNGLHYAYHTKADVPGRINFPALEKHAAALAKLTSEIANSPGKIERAAQPVYDVDESAEWVRLLTALRENVIKVSANNAAQARIDDALLELKRFKGRAVNDPKAREAVILRAASICFYIANPNGVEFNSLLDAARNAERNGQRQAAIAAYKKLLRFIEEEYRRDDRTVDDIQQRLAKLGSK from the coding sequence ATGCTTCACACATTTCGCCTGGGAATTGTTTTCATCAGCCTTTGCGCATCGGCATCGGCCCAATCGTCAACGGTTGAGGCAATTACCAAAAAACTGGCATCAGCCGAATTTGCCGGACGCGTTTCAAAAAGCGAAGGCGCGCAGAAAGCCGCTGACTTTATCGCCGCACAGTTTCGCGAAGCCGGATTGAAACCAATGAGCGGTGCAGCGCCAAACGTCGCTGGCATAGTTGAAGGCAAAACGCAGAAGGATGAGTTTGTCATTCTCAGCGCACATTACGACGGTTTTGGCGGCGCGTTTGCCGGAGCGATGGACAATGCCGCAGGCGTAGCCGTGCTGATCGAAGTTGCGCGGTTGCTTGCGAAAACTCCGCCCAATCGAAGCGTGTTGTTTATCGCGTTTGATGGCGGCGAGCAAAACAATTCCGGCGCGAAACTGTATGCCGAACGTCCGCTGTTTCCGATGGGCAAAACCGTCGCGGCAATCAACCTGACGGGGTTTGGCGCGGGCTTTGGCGATCAATTGCTGGAAACGCTGTACGTCGTCGGAGCCGAATTTTCGCCGCAACTCGCCGAAGTTGTCAGCAGTGAGAAAAAAAGCCACAAACCCGGCGAAGCGTCTTTTGTCCTATTCGGCGATGACGTGATTCGCTTCCTGGGCACGGAACACTGGCATTTCAAATTGGCGGAGCTTCCGGCGATCAGCATCACGAACGGCTTGCATTACGCCTATCACACCAAAGCCGATGTGCCCGGTCGCATCAACTTCCCTGCTCTGGAAAAACACGCTGCGGCGCTCGCCAAACTCACGTCGGAAATCGCCAACTCGCCCGGCAAAATCGAACGCGCAGCGCAACCCGTTTATGACGTTGACGAATCAGCGGAATGGGTGCGCTTGCTGACGGCGCTGCGCGAAAACGTGATCAAGGTTTCGGCCAACAATGCCGCGCAAGCCCGGATTGACGACGCGCTACTGGAACTGAAACGCTTCAAAGGTCGCGCCGTCAACGATCCAAAGGCGCGCGAGGCCGTTATCTTGCGCGCCGCCAGCATCTGTTTTTACATTGCCAACCCGAACGGCGTGGAATTCAATTCGCTGCTGGATGCGGCTCGTAACGCCGAACGGAACGGCCAGCGCCAGGCGGCCATTGCGGCTTACAAAAAACTGCTCAGGTTCATCGAAGAAGAATATCGCCGTGACGACCGAACGGTGGATGATATTCAGCAACGCTTAGCCAAACTCGGCAGCAAATAG
- a CDS encoding alanine racemase translates to MDLTALKESTLDHTTKGLPFGTRLSSSEIAAQRWNVPNGDLPFPLMVLKESALDHNLRAMADWCAKNNFLLAPHGKTTMCPQIFARQFDHGAWAMTVASVSQAMICFSVGIKRIVIANQIVGASNLRSLAAAMKAHPDVELYCLIDSVAGVKHLAEGLKRSGATRPINVLVEWGRNGWRTGVRSEADGLDVFAEAAKHALLNVCGIEAFEGLANAQRTDEEAQIVDQFLSGLETLASHLREHWTGQELPLLSLGGSAFLDRVHRMAKPLTERFRVVIRSGCYVTHDHGMYDRKQVAALERSAGAIPQFKPALELWSYVQSIPEANRAYLTFGKRDTAYCSGMPVPLFALSAGISLSQARPMTNAKIVNLNDQHAYLDLSGEERLQVGDLVCCGISHPCLAFDKWRVLPLVNDAYDVLDLYQTFF, encoded by the coding sequence ATGGACCTGACTGCACTCAAAGAATCAACTCTCGACCACACAACCAAAGGCTTGCCGTTCGGCACAAGGCTCTCCTCGTCTGAAATCGCAGCTCAACGCTGGAACGTACCGAATGGCGATTTGCCATTTCCGCTGATGGTGCTGAAAGAATCGGCCCTCGACCATAACTTGCGGGCGATGGCCGACTGGTGTGCGAAAAACAATTTTCTGCTGGCTCCGCATGGCAAGACGACAATGTGCCCACAAATTTTCGCGCGCCAATTCGACCACGGAGCCTGGGCGATGACGGTCGCTTCGGTGTCGCAGGCGATGATTTGTTTTAGCGTCGGCATCAAACGAATTGTGATCGCCAATCAGATTGTCGGCGCGTCGAACCTGCGTTCTTTGGCGGCGGCGATGAAGGCGCATCCGGACGTGGAACTGTATTGCCTGATTGACAGCGTGGCAGGCGTCAAACATCTGGCCGAAGGGTTGAAACGTTCCGGCGCTACGCGCCCGATCAATGTGCTAGTCGAATGGGGACGCAACGGATGGCGAACCGGCGTTCGATCGGAAGCCGACGGCTTGGACGTTTTCGCCGAAGCCGCCAAACATGCGCTGTTAAACGTTTGCGGCATCGAAGCCTTTGAAGGCTTGGCCAACGCCCAAAGGACGGACGAAGAAGCACAGATCGTGGATCAATTCCTGAGCGGGTTGGAAACGCTGGCGTCACACTTGCGCGAGCATTGGACTGGCCAAGAGCTACCGCTGCTCAGCCTGGGCGGCAGCGCCTTTCTGGACAGAGTTCATCGTATGGCCAAACCGCTGACGGAACGCTTTCGCGTTGTCATTCGCAGCGGATGTTATGTCACCCACGATCACGGCATGTACGATCGCAAACAGGTCGCGGCGCTCGAACGTTCTGCCGGCGCAATCCCGCAATTCAAACCGGCGTTGGAGTTATGGTCGTATGTGCAATCCATTCCCGAAGCGAACCGCGCATATTTGACCTTTGGCAAACGCGACACGGCGTATTGTTCCGGAATGCCCGTGCCGCTGTTTGCGCTGTCAGCAGGCATTTCGTTGAGTCAGGCTCGGCCAATGACGAACGCCAAAATCGTCAATCTGAACGATCAACATGCCTATCTGGATTTGAGCGGCGAAGAGCGCTTACAGGTCGGCGATTTGGTCTGTTGCGGCATTTCACATCCGTGTCTGGCATTCGACAAATGGCGCGTTCTTCCACTGGTCAACGACGCTTACGATGTTCTGGATTTGTACCAAACATTTTTTTAA